In Cataglyphis hispanica isolate Lineage 1 chromosome 10, ULB_Chis1_1.0, whole genome shotgun sequence, a genomic segment contains:
- the LOC126852345 gene encoding solute carrier family 2, facilitated glucose transporter member 1-like isoform X4, whose translation MQLKGLNGRLAFAIAAAALGSSFQHGYNTGVVNAPQQLIEDWISQLKTNRTGVPTSQSEVTMIWSVAVSIFCVGGMIGGSMVGWVADRFGRKGGLLLNNILVLLTVILEGSAKAAKSYEMIIFGRFLIGINSGLNAGLAPMYLAEISPVHLRGAVGTVYQLVITISILVSQILGLNQILGTAEQWPLLLCLTIVPAIFQMCTLPLCPESPKYLLLSRGKDMDAQRALSWLRGTIEVHDEMEEMRTEYESVKLIPKVTVRELFVNPALRIPLFISIMIMFAQQLSGINAVMFFSTKIFTMAKLDKTAAQNATMGVGAMNVLMTIVSLVLVEKAGRKTLLLVGFGGMFLDTVLLAICLVFAETSQAAAYFSIVLVIMFVVLFATGPGSIPWFLVSELFSQSARPPATSIAIAVNWTANFIVSIGFLPLQEVLGAYVFIIFAVLQLLFTIFIYKKVPETKNKTMEEISSMFRQISYQ comes from the exons GGTCTCAACGGCCGATTAGCATTCGCTATCGCGGCGGCTGCTCTCGGCTCATCCTTCCAACATGGGTACAACACTGGTGTGGTTAACGCGCCTCAACAG CTTATCGAGGACTGGATCAGTCAGCTGAAGACGAATCGTACTGGCGTGCCGACGAGTCAGTCGGAAGTGACGATGATCTGGTCGGTGGCAGTATCGATATTTTGCGTCGGCGGGATGATCGGGGGTTCCATGGTAGGCTGGGTGGCAGATCGCTTCGGTAGAAAGGGCGGTCTGTTGCTGAACAACATCCTAGTGCTGCTTACCGTAATCTTAGAGGGTAGCGCCAAGGCGGCGAAGAGCTACGAGATGATAATCTTCGGGAGATTCCTGATTGGTATAAACTCCGGACTGAACGCCGGTTTGGCACCTATGTATCTAGCCGAGATCTCGCCTGTGCATTTACGCGGCGCCGTGGGCACGGTGTACCAGCTCGTCATCACCATCTCCATCCTAGTGTCGCAGATCCTCGGCCTGAATCAAATCCTCGGCACCGCTGAACAATGGCCATTGCTGCTGTGCCTGACGATCGTGCCGGCAATCTTCCAGATGTGCACGTTACCGCTTTGTCCCGAAAGTCCTAAGTACCTATTACTTAGCCGTGGCAAGGACATGGATGCGCAAAGAG CATTGTCCTGGCTACGCGGCACGATCGAAGTTCATGATGAGATGGAGGAGATGCGTACGGAGTATGAATCAGTGAAGTTGATACCAAAGGTCACCGTGCGTGAGCTGTTCGTGAATCCGGCGCTCCGCATTCCACTCTTCATCTCCATCATGATTATGTTTGCTCAACAGCTGTCTGGTATCAATGCCGTCATGTTCTTCTCGACAAAGATCTTTACAATGGCAAAGCTGGACAAAACAGCCGCGCAGAATGCCACTATGGGAGTCGGCGCGATGAATGTCTTAATGACCATCGTCTCTCTAGTGTTGGTAGAAAAGGCAGGCAGAAAAACATTGCTCCTGGTCGGATTCGGTGGCATGTTTTTGGACACCGTTCTGCTCGCCATTTGTCTCGTATTTGCT GAAACATCACAAGCGGCAGCATACTTTTCAATCGTACTCGTCATCATGTTTGTTGTCTTGTTCGCCACAGGACCGGGAAGTATCCCGTGGTTTTTGGTATCCGAATTGTTCAGTCAATCCGCCCGTCCGCCTGCTACCTCCATTGCCATTGCTGTGAACTGGACCGCGAATTTCATCGTCAGTATCGGCTTTTTGCCGCTGCAGGAAGTGTTAGGCGCTTACGTGTTCATCATCTTCGCTGTGCTGCAATTGCTCTTCACAATCTTCATATACAAGAAGGTGCCGGAGACGAAGAACAAAACCATGGAGGAGATCAGCAGTATGTTCAGGCAAATATCATACCAatga
- the LOC126852345 gene encoding solute carrier family 2, facilitated glucose transporter member 1-like isoform X2 yields MGVEKEKSNDDIQEQATTPTALAPTPKSSTGDKDWGLNGRLAFAIAAAALGSSFQHGYNTGVVNAPQQLIEDWISQLKTNRTGVPTSQSEVTMIWSVAVSIFCVGGMIGGSMVGWVADRFGRKGGLLLNNILVLLTVILEGSAKAAKSYEMIIFGRFLIGINSGLNAGLAPMYLAEISPVHLRGAVGTVYQLVITISILVSQILGLNQILGTAEQWPLLLCLTIVPAIFQMCTLPLCPESPKYLLLSRGKDMDAQRALSWLRGTIEVHDEMEEMRTEYESVKLIPKVTVRELFVNPALRIPLFISIMIMFAQQLSGINAVMFFSTKIFTMAKLDKTAAQNATMGVGAMNVLMTIVSLVLVEKAGRKTLLLVGFGGMFLDTVLLAICLVFAETSQAAAYFSIVLVIMFVVLFATGPGSIPWFLVSELFSQSARPPATSIAIAVNWTANFIVSIGFLPLQEVLGAYVFIIFAVLQLLFTIFIYKKVPETKNKTMEEISSMFRQISYQ; encoded by the exons GGTCTCAACGGCCGATTAGCATTCGCTATCGCGGCGGCTGCTCTCGGCTCATCCTTCCAACATGGGTACAACACTGGTGTGGTTAACGCGCCTCAACAG CTTATCGAGGACTGGATCAGTCAGCTGAAGACGAATCGTACTGGCGTGCCGACGAGTCAGTCGGAAGTGACGATGATCTGGTCGGTGGCAGTATCGATATTTTGCGTCGGCGGGATGATCGGGGGTTCCATGGTAGGCTGGGTGGCAGATCGCTTCGGTAGAAAGGGCGGTCTGTTGCTGAACAACATCCTAGTGCTGCTTACCGTAATCTTAGAGGGTAGCGCCAAGGCGGCGAAGAGCTACGAGATGATAATCTTCGGGAGATTCCTGATTGGTATAAACTCCGGACTGAACGCCGGTTTGGCACCTATGTATCTAGCCGAGATCTCGCCTGTGCATTTACGCGGCGCCGTGGGCACGGTGTACCAGCTCGTCATCACCATCTCCATCCTAGTGTCGCAGATCCTCGGCCTGAATCAAATCCTCGGCACCGCTGAACAATGGCCATTGCTGCTGTGCCTGACGATCGTGCCGGCAATCTTCCAGATGTGCACGTTACCGCTTTGTCCCGAAAGTCCTAAGTACCTATTACTTAGCCGTGGCAAGGACATGGATGCGCAAAGAG CATTGTCCTGGCTACGCGGCACGATCGAAGTTCATGATGAGATGGAGGAGATGCGTACGGAGTATGAATCAGTGAAGTTGATACCAAAGGTCACCGTGCGTGAGCTGTTCGTGAATCCGGCGCTCCGCATTCCACTCTTCATCTCCATCATGATTATGTTTGCTCAACAGCTGTCTGGTATCAATGCCGTCATGTTCTTCTCGACAAAGATCTTTACAATGGCAAAGCTGGACAAAACAGCCGCGCAGAATGCCACTATGGGAGTCGGCGCGATGAATGTCTTAATGACCATCGTCTCTCTAGTGTTGGTAGAAAAGGCAGGCAGAAAAACATTGCTCCTGGTCGGATTCGGTGGCATGTTTTTGGACACCGTTCTGCTCGCCATTTGTCTCGTATTTGCT GAAACATCACAAGCGGCAGCATACTTTTCAATCGTACTCGTCATCATGTTTGTTGTCTTGTTCGCCACAGGACCGGGAAGTATCCCGTGGTTTTTGGTATCCGAATTGTTCAGTCAATCCGCCCGTCCGCCTGCTACCTCCATTGCCATTGCTGTGAACTGGACCGCGAATTTCATCGTCAGTATCGGCTTTTTGCCGCTGCAGGAAGTGTTAGGCGCTTACGTGTTCATCATCTTCGCTGTGCTGCAATTGCTCTTCACAATCTTCATATACAAGAAGGTGCCGGAGACGAAGAACAAAACCATGGAGGAGATCAGCAGTATGTTCAGGCAAATATCATACCAatga
- the LOC126852329 gene encoding male-specific lethal 1 homolog: MSNVGSPSERLLNGENSVDAAAAVTVTGAVSGGRGGRRSGGEESRVSSCSSGSVFGSRSRSGYNDISVVGNSDAPAVIETAIIDGAIVTLPDARGTTPVNSSREATVSRIHDGGYRCYTYVVADASLSSATTRASNDGDDVVTTTERRGLALSSVETTTPLLFHGAGSTDARIVSISNSTSATNTAAVVIVDAAPPLFHDDVDDDDEDEEEDEDEDEDENENENENENENEDYRHYHNRNNMVAAMNEHLSNATTTTTSSSPAAANAVRNTIAMSSSSSSASSAMMTASSNTIASGNNNHPTMIMSNVGLGANNGNSCNNARGQEFQEVDCDDVKPVINSSSAAAAAAAAAGILSFPCDFDHMYASMTDGGAPAAAAALGVSPLRGNEPRQNDLTEVKHLKELLLLHLDLIQQQSEQIVTKDKLLAALRQENETLKLRLERMERRVSLQKLRSEFGENSTSSEHLGTCSPTSVNSVNVPSTSELHRNVQCEGGNILHESFKIRLNTSGGITTVKQEPLDNQIKLEVKQEPNESRFEWEEKKKRRSDPTPVSTGSKKKRGLSCSSNVSTDGVQDKVLGQTLHEINRKSDRKAKSLVKKESFLTTEEHYYTAVGDPNYTLSLKQSSPVETSSSLEIPNWRVKVYTSCYTMEGTENLDDEIFNKRHLKLENDERRRKRWDVQRIREQRHIEKLKQRQERQNHQATCYNTNHTGPCPSSMEEETVTSLWPDVEQIQSLQVDPHLPVTAFGSPIPSFTPNEFSLPWSNLARIKCRRPKRSTSRRKSTGRRKI, translated from the exons ATGTCAAACGTCGGCTCGCCATCCGAGCGACTCTTGAACGGTGAGAACAGCGTCGACGCTGCCGCCGCCGTCACCGTCACCGGCGCTGTCAGCGGCGGCAGAGGAGGTAGGAGAAGTGGAGGCGAGGAGAGCCGTGTGAGTAGCTGTAGTAGTGGAAGTGTGTTTGGTTCGAGGAGTCGTAGTGGTTATAACGATATCAGTGTTGTTGGTAATAGTGATGCACCCGCGGTCATCGAGACCGCTATTATCGACGGTGCCATCGTGACGTTGCCCGACGCCCGCGGCACGACGCCAGTAAATTCCAGTCGCGAGGCAACGGTATCGCGCATCCACGACGGTGGTTACCGCTGTTACACCTACGTTGTCGCCGACGCATCATTATCCTCGGCGACAACGCGAGCGTCTAACGACGGTGATGACGTCGTCACGACAACGGAACGCCGTGGACTCGCGCTGAGCAGCGTCGAGACGACGACACCGCTGCTGTTTCACGGTGCCGGTAGCACCGACGCGAGGATAGTCAGTATCAGCAACAGCACCAGCGCCACAAATACCGCCGCCGTCGTTATTGTTGACGCCGCGCCGCCGTTATTTCacgacgacgtcgacgacgacgacgaggacgaaGAGGAAGACGAAgacgaggacgaggacgaGAACGAGAACGAAAACGAGAACGAAAACGAGAACGAAGATTATCGCCACTATCACAATCGCAACAACATGGTCGCGGCGATGAACGAGCACCTGTCCAACGCGACAACGACAACGACGTCGTCGTCACCAGCGGCGGCGAACGCCGTTCGCAATACCATCGCaatgtcatcgtcgtcgtcctcgGCGTCGTCGGCTATGATGACGGCAAGCAGCAACACGATCGCCAGCGGCAACAATAATCATCCGACAATGATCATGAGCAACGTCGGGCTCGGGGCCAATAACGGCAACAGTTGCAACAACGCGCGCGGCCAGGAGTTCCAGGAGGTTGACTGCGACGACGTCAAGCCCGTCATCAACAGCAGCAGCGCCGCAGCtgccgctgccgccgccgccggcATCCTCAGCTTCCCCTGTGACTTCGATCACATGTACGCCAGTATGACTGACGGCGGGGCACCGGCCGCGGCCGCGGCCCTCGGCGTCAGCCCCCTCCGCGGCAACGAGCCCCGTCAGAACGACCTCACCGAGGTCAAGCACCTGAAGGAGCTGTTGCTGCTGCATCTCGATCTCATCCAGCAGCAATCTGAGCAGATAGTCACCAAGGACAAGCTCCTCGCCGCGCTGCGCCAGGAAAACGAGACG TTAAAACTGCGCCTGGAGCGTATGGAGAGGCGTGTAAGTCTTCAGAAACTGAGATCAGAATTTGGTGAGAATTCGACCAGTTCCGAACACTTGGGTACTTGTTCGCCTACCAGTGTCAATTCTGTAAACGTACCGTCGACGAGCGAGTTGCACAGAAACGTACAATGCGAAGGTGGTAATATTTTGCACGAGAGCTTTAAGATACGTTTAAACACTAGCGGCGGTATCACTACTGTCAAGCAAGAGCCACTCGATAATCAAATTAAGCTTGAAGTGAAACAAGAACCTAACGAATCTAGGTTTGAATgggaagagaagaagaagagacggTCAGATCCAACTCCAGTGTCTACGGGTAgtaaaaagaagagaggaCTCTCCTGTTCATCGAATGTTAGTACTGATGGCGTACAGGATAAGGTATTAGGTCAGACTTTACACGAAATCAATAGGAAGAGCGATAGGAAAGCAAAATCTCTCGTGAAGAAAGAGTCTTTTCTCACGACGGAAGAGCACTATTATACAGCAGTAGGGGAtccaaattatacattaagtTTGAAACAATCCAGTCCAGTAGAAACAAGTAGTTCTCTTGAAATTCCAAATTGGAGAGTAAAGGTATACACAAGTTGTTATACAATGGAGGGAACTGAGAACTTAGACGatgagatttttaataagagaCATTTGAAATTGGAGAATGACGAGAGGAGAAGAAAGCGATGGGATGTGCAGAGGATAAG GGAACAAAGGCACatagagaaattaaaacaaagacAAGAACGCCAAAATCATCAAGCTACATGCTACAATACTAATCACACTGGTCCTTGTCCCTCGTCTATGGAAGAGGAAACTGTTACGTCCTTGTGGCCTGATGTAGAACAAATTCAAAGTCTTCAAGTAGATCCACACTTGCCAGTAACTGCATTTGGCTCTCCTATTCCTAGTTTTACTCCAAA tgAATTTTCTTTACCTTGGTCGAATTTAGCACGAATAAAGTGTCGTCGTCCAAAACGTTCAACAAGTAGAAGAAAATCAACAGGTAGGAGAAAAATCtag
- the LOC126852345 gene encoding solute carrier family 2, facilitated glucose transporter member 1-like isoform X3 — translation MTVKSTDFEVPYLKRTGLNGRLAFAIAAAALGSSFQHGYNTGVVNAPQQLIEDWISQLKTNRTGVPTSQSEVTMIWSVAVSIFCVGGMIGGSMVGWVADRFGRKGGLLLNNILVLLTVILEGSAKAAKSYEMIIFGRFLIGINSGLNAGLAPMYLAEISPVHLRGAVGTVYQLVITISILVSQILGLNQILGTAEQWPLLLCLTIVPAIFQMCTLPLCPESPKYLLLSRGKDMDAQRALSWLRGTIEVHDEMEEMRTEYESVKLIPKVTVRELFVNPALRIPLFISIMIMFAQQLSGINAVMFFSTKIFTMAKLDKTAAQNATMGVGAMNVLMTIVSLVLVEKAGRKTLLLVGFGGMFLDTVLLAICLVFAETSQAAAYFSIVLVIMFVVLFATGPGSIPWFLVSELFSQSARPPATSIAIAVNWTANFIVSIGFLPLQEVLGAYVFIIFAVLQLLFTIFIYKKVPETKNKTMEEISSMFRQISYQ, via the exons ATGACAGTAAAATCGACCGATTTCGAAGTACCATATCTGAAAAGAACG GGTCTCAACGGCCGATTAGCATTCGCTATCGCGGCGGCTGCTCTCGGCTCATCCTTCCAACATGGGTACAACACTGGTGTGGTTAACGCGCCTCAACAG CTTATCGAGGACTGGATCAGTCAGCTGAAGACGAATCGTACTGGCGTGCCGACGAGTCAGTCGGAAGTGACGATGATCTGGTCGGTGGCAGTATCGATATTTTGCGTCGGCGGGATGATCGGGGGTTCCATGGTAGGCTGGGTGGCAGATCGCTTCGGTAGAAAGGGCGGTCTGTTGCTGAACAACATCCTAGTGCTGCTTACCGTAATCTTAGAGGGTAGCGCCAAGGCGGCGAAGAGCTACGAGATGATAATCTTCGGGAGATTCCTGATTGGTATAAACTCCGGACTGAACGCCGGTTTGGCACCTATGTATCTAGCCGAGATCTCGCCTGTGCATTTACGCGGCGCCGTGGGCACGGTGTACCAGCTCGTCATCACCATCTCCATCCTAGTGTCGCAGATCCTCGGCCTGAATCAAATCCTCGGCACCGCTGAACAATGGCCATTGCTGCTGTGCCTGACGATCGTGCCGGCAATCTTCCAGATGTGCACGTTACCGCTTTGTCCCGAAAGTCCTAAGTACCTATTACTTAGCCGTGGCAAGGACATGGATGCGCAAAGAG CATTGTCCTGGCTACGCGGCACGATCGAAGTTCATGATGAGATGGAGGAGATGCGTACGGAGTATGAATCAGTGAAGTTGATACCAAAGGTCACCGTGCGTGAGCTGTTCGTGAATCCGGCGCTCCGCATTCCACTCTTCATCTCCATCATGATTATGTTTGCTCAACAGCTGTCTGGTATCAATGCCGTCATGTTCTTCTCGACAAAGATCTTTACAATGGCAAAGCTGGACAAAACAGCCGCGCAGAATGCCACTATGGGAGTCGGCGCGATGAATGTCTTAATGACCATCGTCTCTCTAGTGTTGGTAGAAAAGGCAGGCAGAAAAACATTGCTCCTGGTCGGATTCGGTGGCATGTTTTTGGACACCGTTCTGCTCGCCATTTGTCTCGTATTTGCT GAAACATCACAAGCGGCAGCATACTTTTCAATCGTACTCGTCATCATGTTTGTTGTCTTGTTCGCCACAGGACCGGGAAGTATCCCGTGGTTTTTGGTATCCGAATTGTTCAGTCAATCCGCCCGTCCGCCTGCTACCTCCATTGCCATTGCTGTGAACTGGACCGCGAATTTCATCGTCAGTATCGGCTTTTTGCCGCTGCAGGAAGTGTTAGGCGCTTACGTGTTCATCATCTTCGCTGTGCTGCAATTGCTCTTCACAATCTTCATATACAAGAAGGTGCCGGAGACGAAGAACAAAACCATGGAGGAGATCAGCAGTATGTTCAGGCAAATATCATACCAatga